In Plasmodium knowlesi strain H genome assembly, chromosome: 7, one DNA window encodes the following:
- a CDS encoding TLD domain-containing protein, whose product MDEKQTDDKIKVLNVFQNEEIAGNREKMHYPNKFEFEKGIIRNAIVSTNSSKCIKLEERDREKKNCIIFREQCEYCLTNFSISGHLILTKESLLFEPDMRDKNVITYGFGTYQIFIDLYDIYECAHIVVPTKDTYLCNNEDTCGFIQVLLKSIYHPIYDDVSQKKNSTGTCYSGVNNNSSIDELNKEKSVSYYKYISRSLSYVFNLAQPFVQGTSPFREDKNDHLFGGVNYSSNVSKHFTNADHQRKEYENDDLKKKKNSFLNFDISSPKNNIVEHLQDSDLKIYQKINETDYSNAIPAHPSITYKNNLNLANSGYSFKEGEANNSTLSGKQERDTFSISRKISSKEGLSSVGKPELGFPNVETSNGHSTQSGEIKEGDSIKREDTVTFASEAERSASKTLKNISFELHQQSLRSSSTGENYSNTCGGILCANGNQAQWGNKGPEGEPGQNLEGPKKGQKKYEEKSFILFRFFNNSKAYETTTKIIKEIDEVRKSENKIKKTITSVPFTSNELLKCIIEQSLMAKESKKKAQGANSINDAKDINYLPLIPKLEYINGAVKLLNKEMTKQINYYLPPTLSIKIWKMAFCSSIHGVSFKTLYRSVSNKGSVILLICDMDNVLFGCFLDKLQCENSYYGSGENFLFTFKNGNNSLRGNKEEKIKDEDNKGSNNGSNCAYEKSMESFYPLEENVEKVKRKNIPLDMNEGKLGNNSTSNSQEKLVTDFEDSLKDSIKGDANQEGPSRTSVHYMNRSKTDIHDLDSVEDEEGGSTVGGACSGGAYGANEKGNLTSEGCYHDNDENGDASSDAVQCRTKMLVEEKYHHLTSLPGKKQPLMSHNSVGTETGESSKKNRTKQSCNDNTAIQVFNWTTRNNYFVYSDEKSITIGGGDNCSLLINDDLCKGQTNRSSTYDNDLLTHEEEFEIQFLQLWVFDDL is encoded by the exons ATGGATGAAAAGCAAACGGACGACAAGATAAAAGTTTTGAACGTCTTtcagaatgaagaaatagcTGGCAacagggaaaaaatgcactaCCCCAACAAGTTCGAA TTCGAGAAGGGAATTATCCGGAACGCAATCGTGTCCACGAATTCGAGCAAGTGCATCAAACTGGAGGAAAGGgacagggagaaaaaaaattgcatcaTATTTCGAGAACAATGCGAATACTGCTTGACGAATTTTTCGATAAGCGGTCACCTAATTTTAACTAAAGAATCGTTGCTGTTCGAACCAGACATGAGAGACAAAAATGTGATAACGTATGGATTTGGCACGTATCAAATTTTTATCGATTTGTACGATATTTACGAGTGTGCACATATTGTGGTGCCGACGAAGGACACCTACTTGTGTAACAATGAAGACACATGTGGTTTTATCCAAGTGTTGTTAAAAAGTATTTACCATCCAATATACGACGATGTTtcgcaaaagaaaaatagcacGGGTACTTGCTACAGTGGTGTGAATAACAACTCTAGCATAGATGAATTgaacaaggagaaaagcGTTTCCTACTATAAATACATCAGCAGAAGCTTGTCCTATGTATTCAATTTAGCCCAACCCTTTGTTCAAGGTACGTCGCCTTTTAGGGAGGATAAAAATGACCATCTGTTTGGAGGAGTCAATTATTCTTCGAATGTTTCTAAGCATTTCACAAATGCAGACCATCAGAGAAAAGAATATGAAAATGAtgatttaaagaaaaaaaaaaatagctttttaaattttgatATTTCCTCTCCAAAGAATAACATCGTGGAGCATTTACAAGACAgtgatttaaaaatttaccaaAAAATTAACGAGACGGATTATAGCAACGCAATTCCTGCGCACCCAAGTATaacttataaaaataatttaaatttagCCAACTCGGGGTATTCTTTTAAGGAAGGTGAGGCTAACAATTCCACTTTGTCTGGAAAGCAAGAAAGAGACACCTTCAGCATATCCAGGAAGATCTCTTCGAAAGAAGGATTATCTTCCGTGGGAAAGCCCGAATTGGGATTCCCCAATGTAGAAACATCAAATGGTCACTCCACCCAATCGGGTGAAATAAAAGAGGGAGACTCCATAAAGAGAGAAGACACTGTCACCTTTGCGAGCGAGGCAGAGCGTTCAGCCTCAAAGACGCTGAAGAATATTTCCTTCGAGTTGCATCAGCAATCATTGAGAAGTTCATCCACAGGGGAGAACTACAGCAATACCTGCGGAGGTATCCTTTGCGCCAATGGGAACCAGGCCCAGTGGGGAAACAAGGGACCAGAAGGAGAACCTGGGCAGAACCTCGAAGGGCCGAAAAAGGGGCAGAAGAAATATGAAGAGAAAAGCTTCATACTCTTCAGATTCTTTAACAACAGTAAGGCATACGAAACGACAACAAAGATAATCAAAGAAATTGATGAAGTGAGAAAAtcagaaaacaaaataaaaaaaacaatcacCTCGGTGCCATTCACATCAAATGAATTGTTAAAGTGCATCATTGAACAATCTTTAATGGCCAAAGAATCCAAGAAAAAAGCACAGGGAGCGAATTCAATCAATGATGCCAAGGATATAAATTATTTACCATTAATCCCGAAATTGGAGTACATTAACGGTGCAGTAAAATTGTTAAACAAAGAAATGACTAAGCAGATAAACTACTACCTCCCCCCAACACTGAGCATCAAAATATGGAAGATGGCTTTTTGTTCGAGTATACATGGGGTTTCTTTCAAAACCCTTTATAGAAGTGTATCGAACAAAGGAAGTGTAATTTTGCTAATCTGCGATATGGACAATGTATTATTCGGCTGTTTCCTCGACAAGTTGCAATGCGAGAATAGTTACTACGGATCTGGGGAAAACTTTTTGTTTACgtttaaaaatgggaataacTCCTTGAGAGGaaataaggaggaaaaaataaaagatgaaGATAATAAGGGGAGTAATAATGGAAGCAACTGTGCCTATGAGAAGAGCATGGAGAGTTTTTATCCATTGGAAGAGAATGTTGAAAAGGTTAAGCGGAAGAACATCCCTTTAGACATGAACGAGGGGAAGTTGGGAAATAATTCAACGTCAAATTCTCAGGAAAAACTTGTTACTGATTTTGAAGACAGCTTGAAGGACTCCATTAAGGGGGATGCGAATCAGGAAGGTCCATCGCGCACTTCTGTCCATTACATGAATAGATCCAAAACGGATATACACGATTTGGATTCCGTGGAGGATGAAGAGGGGGGTAGCACTGTTGGTGGCGCGTGTAGTGGTGGAGCCTACGGTGCTAACGAAAAGGGTAACCTTACATCTGAGGGCTGTTACCATGATAACGATGAAAACGGTGACGCGTCGTCGGATGCCGTGCAGTGCAGAACAAAAATGCTTGTCGAGGAGAAATACCACCATTTAACCTCCCTCCCGGGGAAGAAGCAGCCCCTGATGAGTCACAACTCCGTAGGTACCGAAACTGGGGAAagcagcaaaaaaaacagaacaaaacaaaGTTGTAATGATAATACAGCTATTCAGGTATTCAACTGGACTACTCGAAACAATTATTTTGTCTACTCAGATGAAAAATCTATAACGATAGGCGGCGGGGATAACTGTTCTCTGCTGATTAATGATGACTTGTGCAAAGGTCAGACCAACAGGAGCAGCACATACGATAATGACTTGCTTACCCACGAGGAGGAATTCGAAATTCAATTTTTGCAATTGTGGGTGTTTGACGATTTGTAG
- a CDS encoding pyridoxal phosphate homeostasis protein, putative, which produces MKYINNLKEIENKIKSICDNCGVVPPKILIVTKYVGSEEINNIHAYDKKYHFGENSLEALEEKAKKLPDTIKWHFIGNLQSKKCKVLANLKNLHMVETLDKQKKAIMLNNYLKSINETEQRSSNQAKKIRVLMQIKTTDDPNKTGIGHNNYDDIESTILYIINNCEFLIFKGLMTISSLEIANRENSFVILNDIKSRLLSNAVIRDYFRDRKFHMSMGMSGDLELAIKHRTTQLRIGSAIFG; this is translated from the coding sequence ATGAAGTATATTAATAACCTAAAAGagattgaaaataaaataaagtccATTTGTGACAACTGCGGTGTTGTTCCGCCGAAGATACTAATTGTTACCAAATATGTAGGcagtgaagaaataaataacattCACGCGTATGACAAGAAGTACCACTTTGGCGAGAATTCTCTTGAAGCCTTGGAGGAAAAGGCGAAGAAGCTTCCAGATACCATAAAGTGGCATTTCATAGGAAACCTCCAATCAAAGAAATGCAAAGTCTtggcaaatttaaaaaacctCCATATGGTGGAAACTCtagataaacaaaaaaaagccatcatgttaaataattatttaaaaagtataaaCGAAACTGAACAGAGAAGCAGTAAccaggcaaaaaaaatacgtgtGCTTATGCAAATTAAAACAACAGACGACCCGAACAAAACAGGCATTGGACATAACAACTATGATGACATTGAAAGCACCATTCTGTACATTATCAACAATTGTGAATTTCTAATTTTTAAGGGACTCATGACAATTTCCTCCTTAGAAATTGCCAATAGGGAAAACTCCTTCGTAATATTGAATGATATAAAGAGTAGACTTCTAAGTAATGCAGTTATTCGTGATTACTTTCGTGATAGAAAATTTCACATGAGCATGGGCATGTCCGGCGACCTCGAACTAGCCATTAAGCACCGAACAACGCAGCTCAGAATTGGAAGCGCcatttttggctag
- a CDS encoding dolichyl-diphosphooligosaccharide--protein glycosyltransferase subunit WBP1, putative, producing MEKKKKKRVILPILILFLLISVQRFRCESIKLERVPFDRESIIGSLPNKIKKYEGSKVVLVSNIPNLSATHGEFLRMLNGEEGHHIGKCVHLGGDGDSDAMLPEDPAIYDGLVIILDVLDDQVVESLTTKYVNSFREKKKNVFLSLNSVNGKSGIQLLTQLHIQVYGGGSYVKDPFGKASQKGVEMPEGRINQGYAFYTGEIIRDTPIVDNPSGGKKKKFLLYQGTAHVMMGKTKNILEVVTCTQTCLVYDQNGNVMKKAKQGTNLSLVSSNQWDNNSRCVFSSSSEIFSDIFFHTNGENKKFAQEVVAWNFKKSGIIRYDKFKLYKDGDKKDYTAGDLFGEKLIGATPFFPNDFIHLSIDLYELKRNFWVPLKRRDIQYELVKMQIHRRDFLNFYKNAESPTYYKSFHLPKEHGVYKIKIYFRRKGYNVLNLHFFLPVRSPLHYDKNKKVHFEFYPFYTYIYLSLFCFFLFILVIMFDDSRGPAEDRGGQGHGKEKMD from the coding sequence atggagaagaagaagaagaagagggtGATTCTCCCAATCCtcatcctttttctccttattagTGTACAAAGATTCCGGTGTGAAAGTATCAAACTGGAAAGGGTTCCCTTTGATAGAGAGTCCATTATAGGGTCGTTaccaaacaaaataaaaaaatatgagggGAGTAAAGTCGTACTGGTGAGTAACATACCAAATTTGTCAGCAACACATGGAGAGTTTTTGCGCATGCTGAACGGGGAGGAGGGTCATCATATAGGGAAGTGTGTTCACCTCGGGGGTGATGGTGACAGTGATGCGATGTTGCCCGAGGACCCCGCCATCTACGACGGATTGGTAATCATCTTGGATGTCTTGGACGACCAAGTGGTAGAATCTCTAACCACCAAGTATGTGAACAGCTtcagggaaaagaagaaaaacgttTTTTTAAGTCTCAATAGTGTAAACGGCAAAAGCGGGATTCAGTTATTAACACAACTGCATATTCAGGTGTATGGAGGTGGATCCTACGTGAAGGATCCCTTTGGAAAGGCATCACAGAAGGGAGTGGAAATGCCTGAGGGGAGAATCAACCAGGGGTACGCTTTTTACACAGGAGAAATAATACGAGATACACCAATCGTTGATAACCCTTctgggggtaaaaaaaaaaaatttttgctctACCAAGGGACAGCACATGTCATGATGGGGAAAACAAAGAACATTCTCGAAGTGGTAACTTGCACACAGACATGTCTGGTGTAcgatcaaaatggaaatgttaTGAAAAAGGCAAAACAGGGGACCAACTTATCCTTAGTATCTTCTAATCAGTGGGACAATAACTCACGATGCGTTTTCTCATCATCAAGTGAGATTTTCtcagatattttttttcacacaaatggagaaaataaaaaattcgcTCAAGAGGTAGTTGCgtggaattttaaaaaaagcgGCATCATCCGGTACGATAAATTTAAACTGTACAAAGATGGAGACAAAAAGGATTACACAGCTGGTGATTTGTTTGGAGAAAAGCTCATAGGAGCCACTCCATTTTTCCCTAACGATTTTATTCACCTGTCGATCGACCTCTACGAACTGAAGAGGAACTTCTGGGTCCCCCTGAAACGAAGAGACATTCAGTACGAACTCGTCAAAATGCAAATTCACAGAAGagattttttaaacttttacaaaaatgcagAGAGTCCAACGTATTACAAAAGTTTCCATTTGCCAAAGGAACATGGTgtgtataaaataaaaatatatttccgcAGAAAAGGCTACAACGTTttaaatttgcattttttccttcccgttCGATCTCCACTGCATtatgataaaaacaaaaaagtacACTTTGAGTTTTACCCGTTTTATACGTACATttatctttctcttttttgtttttttcttttcatattGGTCATTATGTTTGACGATTCCAGAGGGCCAGCTGAAGATCGCGGTGGACAGGGCCAcggcaaggaaaaaatggactaG